The Candidatus Paceibacterota bacterium genome contains the following window.
AGTTTGCGGAACTCAAAATTTAGGTTCGATTCCTAACGAGGGCACAAACAAGGCAGACGCGGAGGCCTCATAATTCTCCGTAAGATCGTAAGATGATGGATTGAAAAACGTCTCAAAAATTGATAGTATACAAATATGATTACTTCGCCTGAAACAAGCTACAAAAAAGCGACCCAGGCCCTGAATTTTCTCGCCCGAAAGAAAGACGGAAAGATAAACAAGATGAAGGCTATTAAGCTCATCTATCTTGCTGATCGTCTTCATATTCGCAAATACGGTCGTCCAGTTATCGGGGATATGTATTGGGCAATGAAAATGGGTCCGGTCGGCTCTCGAGTTAAGAGAGCGGCAGAGCTTTCGAATATGTCGGAAGATGCTTTGTCGTATGCGAAGAAGTATATACAACCCGCTGACGACAAGAAACACTATGTCGCTTCAGTCAAAGCTGTTGATTTTGATGTCTTTTCAAAAACAGACCTTGAATGTCTTGAGGCTGTGTATGGTCAATTTTCAGACAAAGACCAGTTTGAGCTACGAGATATAACTCACCAATACCCCGAGTGGTTGAAGCATGAGCGTGATCTTAAGGCGGGAAAGAAGCGAGCACAGATGGATTATGGTGATTTCTTTCTAAGCACTGAAAAGAACGATCCGTTGTTTGCGGAAAATAAAGCTGATCTTACTTTAGCAAAAGAGACTTTTGATGAAATAAAAGAGGTTGCGGAATTCTTTGCTCGTTAATTACTAAAATGCAATGGATATTCCGATTAAGGTTCGTGTACCGCTATGCATCGAGCAAGGATCGGTATTCAATTTTTTCGTAGATCATAACGATCCAAAGAGACAATCAAAGAATCGCTATTTCGTAGTGATGAACAAAAATCCGAAAGCAGACACACTTCTTATCCTTGTTACTTCTACCACCCAAGCAGCAAAGAAACTAGAGTTTGTTAAAAAAGCGGGGATAAGCGAAAAGACCATTATATCAGTCTCGTCTCGTGAATACGGAGTATTTTCCATGGATA
Protein-coding sequences here:
- a CDS encoding Panacea domain-containing protein produces the protein MITSPETSYKKATQALNFLARKKDGKINKMKAIKLIYLADRLHIRKYGRPVIGDMYWAMKMGPVGSRVKRAAELSNMSEDALSYAKKYIQPADDKKHYVASVKAVDFDVFSKTDLECLEAVYGQFSDKDQFELRDITHQYPEWLKHERDLKAGKKRAQMDYGDFFLSTEKNDPLFAENKADLTLAKETFDEIKEVAEFFAR